One Notolabrus celidotus isolate fNotCel1 chromosome 18, fNotCel1.pri, whole genome shotgun sequence DNA window includes the following coding sequences:
- the fam53b gene encoding protein FAM53B, with the protein MCVAMVIIFKKTLEKKGADDVTSKSTDLGQFQFQAQTMTQGTALFSCGLMETSRWHEVGHSCSIGQRPVGTSLESLWDVLPEVHKTSAAWDWDVGSTSSTITSLLQDLNLTEAASSHSTAPPSKRQCRSLSCSDELGGCRSAWRPQSSRVWTTVEKRRCHSGGSVQRGGVTNSVLGFPAMQRSSSFSLPARSNTLELPCFSQRPQCPSAFSNLTPSSSAPLSSEPLYLSHEQICLPEPRGPSPPSSPDSTPELERRGGQGGLARSRSQPCVLNDKKIGVKRRRPADTHKQRPSLDLAKMTQKLRNFHSLSCPGITGEDICESHQSLFTLRSPAQSDTDDSNGFECNQPRTKEGQTTGKMSSDRTIEEADWTSSDYGDLTPGTTNGKDSEPLWAGLCSMRKDVYQLGGELDIEQIERN; encoded by the exons ATgtgtgttgccatggtgatcATATTCAAGAAAACACTGGAAAAGAAGGGCGCCGACGATGTAACCTCCAAAAGTACAGATTTGGGCCAG TTCCAGTTCCAGGCACAGACCATGACCCAGGGGACTGCACTTTTCTCTTGTGGACTCATGG AGACAAGCCGCTGGCACGAGGTGGGTCACAGCTGCTCCATCGGGCAGAGGCCGGTTGGCACCAGCCTGGAGAGCCTGTGGGACGTCCTGCCAGAGGTGCACAAGACTTCAGCCGCCTGGGATTGGGATGTGGGCTCTACCTCGAGCACGATCACCAGCCTGCTGCAAGACCTCAACCTGACAGAGGCTGCGTCTTCACACTCCACCGCTCCCCCCAGCAAGCGGCAGTGTCGGTCCCTGTCCTGCTCAGACGAGCTGGGTGGCTGCCGCTCCGCCTGGCGTCCTCAGAGCTCCCGCGTGTGGACAACTGTGGAGAAGAGGAGGTGCCACAGCGGCGGAAGCGTCCAGCGTGGGGGTGTTACGAACTCTGTGCTGGGGTTCCCGGCCATGCAGCGCAGCTCCAGCTTCAGCCTGCCCGCCCGCTCCAACACCTTAGAGCTGCCCTGCTTCTCCCAGCGTCCCCAATGCCCATCGGCCTTCTCCAACCTGACGCCCTCCTCCTCCGCGCCCCTGTCGTCCGAGCCCCTCTACCTCTCTCACGAACAGATCTGCCTCCCTGAGCCTCGTGGACCCTCGCCTCCCAGCTCCCCGGACTCCACCCCGGAACTGGAGCGCCGTGGCGGACAGGGAGGCCTTGCAAGAAGTCGCTCGCAACCATGCGTCCTGAACGACAAAAAGATTGGGGTGAAGCGCAGACGAccagctgacacacacaaacagaggccCTCTTTGGACCTGGCCAAGATGACACAG AAACTTCGGAATTTCCACAGCCTGAGCTGTCCTGGAATCACCGGCGAGGACATCTGTGAGTCGCACCAGAGCCTCTTCACTCTCAGGAGCCCCGCTCAGTCTGACACGGACGACTCTAACGGCTTTGAGTGCAATCAGCCTCGGACCAAAGAGGGGCAGACCACCGGGAAAATGTCATCAGATCGTACTATTGAAGAAGCGGACTGGACCTCTTCAGACTACGGCGACCTCACGCCCGGGACGACTAACGGGAAGGACAGTGAGCCTCTGTGGGCGGGGCTCTGTAGCATGAGGAAGGACGTGTATCAGCTCGGAGGGGAGCTGGACATTGAGCAAATTGAGAGGAACTGA
- the hpdl gene encoding 4-hydroxyphenylpyruvate dioxygenase-like protein → MAAYLSRLHHISLHVSNVEKIANDLVSKFKFNLFATRLTDRSRQLAFRKGAAVFIVNERPNLSDARVKEELEGISNKISSSPHLVNIGKYNQDDSAKYLYDVNPHYSVDTVSNVCFEVQDVERSFKTLRHMGCNFLVPPTTVRDDRGLVTYSVVKSIVGNVCHTLIDRTKYEGSFLPGFDVIEKDFSLEEEDTSCPITHFDHITYACPRKTTHQVMRWYEKLFGFQRFFIDRNEDMDEGFVVNQDGIGLRLTAMEYWKCSEAGITLPSVDKKEPDCKFVIAESLPEQGRNQVDTFLEKHRAPGIQHVGLYTENIVSTAHVMAEAGVQFFSPPLAYYTEVGRQQEIEEAGHDPQMLAQHGILLDTDLHQDPASQTTPSEKKRYLLQVFTKPIFEEDTFFLELIERRGATGFGEGNIRALWRSVQAHMENQRVAAGSTKTVQTAQY, encoded by the exons ATGGCAGCTTACTTGAGCCGGTTACACCACATTTCGCTCCACGTTTCTAATGTGGAAAAAATAGCAAATGACCTCGTCtctaaattcaaatttaatttatttgctaCCAGGCTAACAGACAGGTCCAGGCAGCTCGCTTTCAGGAAAGGAGCGGCTGTTTTCATCGTGAATGAGAGACCAAACCTCAGTGATGCAAGGGTGAAAGAAGAACTTGAAGGCATCTCAAACAAAATTTCATCAAGTCCACATCTGGTAAATATCGGGAAATACAACCAGGATGATTCTGCAAAATATCTGTATGATGTGAACCCACATTACTCCGTGGATACTGTGAGTAACGTGTGCTTCGAGGTGCAGGATGTGGAAAGGTCATTCAAAACTCTCCGCCATATGGGCTGCAATTTCCTGGTTCCTCCCACCACGGTGCGGGACGACAGGGGACTTGTCACCTACTCCGTGGTCAAATCCATCGTAGGGAATGTGTGCCACACGCTCATTGACAGGACAAAATATGAGGGGAGCTTTTTGCCAGGGTTTGATGTCATTGAAAAGGACTTCAgcttagaagaagaagacacatCTTGTCCTATCACACATTTTGATCACATCACTTATGCCTGTCCGAGGAAAACAACCCACCAGGTCATGAGGTGGTATGAGAAACTCTTTGGTTTCCAAAGGTTTTTCATTGACAG GAATGAAGACATGGATGAAGGTTTTGTAGTAAACCAGGATGGTATTGGTCTGCGTCTCACTGCCATGGAGTACTGGAAATGCAGCGAAGCAGGCATCACTCTCCCCTCTGTGGACAAGAAGGAGCCTGACTGCAAGTTTGTCATTGCAGAATCACTGCCTGAACAAG GCAGGAATCAGGTTGACACCTTCTTGGAGAAGCACAGAGCCCCTGGGATCCAGCACGTTGGACTCTACACTGAAAACATAGTTTCTACTGCGCATGTGATGGCTGAAGCTGGGGTCCagttcttctctcctcctctcgccTACTACACTGAG GTGGGAAGACAGCAGGAGATAgaggaggcaggacatgaccCCCAGATGCTAGCGCAGCATGGCATTCTGCTGGACACAGATCTGCACCAGGATCCGGCATCACAGACAACACCcagtgaaaagaaaag ATACCTCCTCCAGGTGTTCACCAAGCCCATCTTTGAAGAAGACACCTTCTTCCTGGAGCTGATAGAGCGAAGAGGAGCGACAGGTTTTGGAGAGGGGAACATCAGGGCGCTGTGGAGGTCTGTCCAGGCACACATGGAGAACCAAAGGGTGGCAGCGGGGTCCACAAAAACTGTGCAGACTGCTCAATATTAG